One Pseudomonas sp. C27(2019) DNA window includes the following coding sequences:
- a CDS encoding DEAD/DEAH box helicase produces MLPSLIAREIKSELENFLSSSFPMTTAGFQGQGDAGLMEQFLHDPQQPDNLLKGPWLEIKLPFRTAASSIESPLTYVQLGFAPYMHQQRAFERLASLQPQSTLVATGTGSGKTECFLYPILNYCLQERRQGIKAIIVYPMNALATDQARRFAKEVAGLSAQLTVGMFTGDGGSDSRMMSPEQVITNQDTLRDNPPDILLTNYKMLDFLLMRPKDQRLWRHNLNTQDLLRYLVVDELHTFDGAQGTDLACLIRRLRDKLQLQDNLACVGTSATIGGESARRQLADYASQVFAAEFSLDSIILEDRMSVDEYLEQFQGNAAHDSANPMPDLRAEWPDVYEQELLPGALPQGVYLRRQAELWFGKDLALDSADPALYRAACVSLGEHLHQHTAFLSLLRAASQLVDVRQLAEQWQQDFALSSTEYALALLDSLTALISTARIWADDTRQKVRPFLQVRVQLWLRELRRMLASVELQPRLVHSDDLIDPTQPLHLPVIHCRECHSAAWGAMRTQGERSINPELSSFYAGWFAQSPDSVLMYPLVDGEEKPANGSRSDEVLNLCSQCCELRPAHQDHCQSCDRPMLKVWLPHLVKQVERQGQTKNIRTDDCPRCSASGSLMVLGSRAASLASVAIGQIYGSHCNDDHKLIAFSDSVQDAAHRAGFFGARTYAQTIRQALAHVVRKEGDNMALSRFIEEVPRYWQRKLDNNASFVGTFIAPNMQWLSSYQQMLMTQGAEVRDDLLHLVSQRLRWEALTELGLRSRIGRTLERSAVAVIQPDPAALNGCVHTLLKHWQEELGQLRHLQPKQVQTFLLGFLHRLRQHGAFYDPVLEGYVREGGTTFLLKRIPWLPGYGFSARPPAALTLAPVSSSFQNLVGNGSQWYQHWFNKTIAAGDEFFASAEYEQAIRILLTVLSKGQWLKELATSKGESAWLLQTERWQLVTAVASFACDRCSNRQTIASQQQADWMHLPCLQASCSGRYAPVNSGQQGQLAYRTLPKRLVTSEHTGLLEGKERLAIEKSFIYGDKAWDVNLLSATPTLEMGIDIGDLSAVLLCSVPPAQANYLQRIGRAGRSNGNALALTIANGNNHDNYFYNEPLEMIAGDVATPGIFLNAMAVLERQLIAYCFDRWVATGVSEDAIAPTLGAVLNGLQQGKDAPVQRFPNNLLSFIEEQQEPLLGRFVQLFSELDDDGREHLRTFIGLQAADADTALITAEQGEHTPLSWRIVNRLQELLESRESHRKRANDLKKNHDALQKQPADPARDQRLDDLKRERSALLALISSINKQPTLNFFTDEGLLPNYAFPEEGVTLNSVIVRKTDKKQDDSAGAQQSYEQVTLKFQRPAQAALNELVPDSVFYVSEHKISIEQVDLRLSTPSEWRLCPSCHYSEDVTLSGDQHSACPRCGDPYWADVQQKQNMLKLRQVYARANSRYDRISDDSDQREPKFFRRQLLIDIEQKNCTKAMRIDNPEVPFGFEFVRSATFREVNFGEQFGENNSFDVAGQSSVRNGFQICRHCGMVRRKKPKPGQFEHALDCKLARADSVATEADWFESLYLFRELKSEAVRILLPLADVAESEIARRSLIAAINLGLKEYFRGAVQHLEVTEMLEPSSTGNKQYLVIYDRIPGGTGYLKQLMISPAALFDMLEKAQHKLSTCSCVSDESKDGCYSCILAYRNSRHRQDISRQAAVQVLSKILHNQDKLVPVDGLSEVPTNHILESALEERFVQALAKHFKVTKERINNKPGYWIDTGTSIWELEPQVEFAEADGVLNTRADFVLRPHKQAQRSQETELIIYTDGFEYHWDKLTDDLRKRLSLLRSGRKVWVLTWDDLDLHSTEQAVSMPQLLLSCVQSSSPGQVLWKNLAPLHKWRTDSQVRGLFEQGSFAWLTAWLANPVTTQQELFESALCAAVLQLAPNPDLDQFVAQLKSNAEDWHEPVLTALPSQAQVWNAQSDNHNPAQSAWQLLSYLVPEERKSLTTPKPRIHVLLSLNDSLAQKPTTEGFSAAQSLTAQSKSFKDKWRAIWQAFNVLQYAPSFSVATQSGLQAGLFTELLAERADASAEDMSTTAVMDSAWLDVRELSCLSTEQVQALQSMTSSAPEVGVDLLNSDGATIGTAELAWQHLTVAVFTEEIDQFSELQGWQCISLQSDNWLEQLKTALGEE; encoded by the coding sequence ATGCTGCCCTCGCTCATCGCCCGTGAAATAAAATCTGAGCTCGAAAACTTTCTTTCCAGCAGTTTTCCGATGACCACCGCAGGGTTTCAAGGGCAGGGTGATGCTGGCTTGATGGAGCAGTTTCTGCATGATCCACAGCAGCCCGATAACTTACTCAAAGGCCCATGGCTGGAAATTAAGCTGCCATTTCGCACCGCTGCGAGCAGCATAGAGTCGCCGTTGACCTATGTGCAGCTGGGCTTTGCACCCTATATGCATCAGCAGCGCGCGTTTGAGCGTTTGGCCAGTCTGCAGCCACAATCAACCTTGGTGGCGACCGGTACCGGTTCGGGTAAAACTGAGTGTTTTTTATATCCAATATTAAATTACTGCCTGCAAGAACGTCGCCAGGGCATTAAAGCCATTATTGTCTACCCGATGAATGCTTTGGCCACTGACCAAGCGCGTCGTTTTGCTAAGGAAGTGGCTGGACTGTCGGCGCAATTAACTGTGGGCATGTTTACCGGTGATGGTGGTTCGGATTCACGGATGATGAGCCCCGAGCAGGTGATTACCAACCAAGACACCTTGCGCGATAATCCACCAGATATTTTATTAACCAACTATAAGATGTTGGATTTCTTGCTGATGCGCCCCAAAGATCAGCGTTTATGGCGGCATAATCTTAATACGCAAGATCTACTGCGCTATTTAGTCGTGGATGAGCTGCATACCTTTGATGGTGCGCAAGGGACTGATTTAGCCTGTTTGATTCGTCGTTTGCGCGACAAGTTACAGTTACAAGACAATTTAGCTTGCGTCGGTACCTCGGCCACTATTGGTGGTGAAAGTGCACGTCGGCAGCTGGCTGACTATGCCAGTCAAGTGTTTGCCGCAGAGTTTTCGCTCGACAGTATTATTCTTGAAGACCGCATGTCGGTAGATGAGTACCTTGAGCAGTTTCAAGGCAATGCAGCACACGACAGTGCCAACCCAATGCCGGATTTGCGTGCGGAATGGCCTGATGTCTATGAGCAAGAGTTGCTGCCCGGTGCCTTACCGCAAGGTGTGTATCTGCGCCGTCAAGCCGAATTGTGGTTTGGTAAGGATCTAGCCCTAGACAGCGCGGATCCTGCGCTGTACCGAGCGGCCTGTGTCAGCTTGGGTGAACACCTGCACCAGCACACTGCTTTTTTAAGTCTGCTACGCGCCGCCAGCCAATTGGTTGATGTGCGCCAGTTGGCTGAGCAGTGGCAGCAGGACTTTGCTTTATCTAGCACTGAGTACGCCTTGGCATTGCTCGATAGTCTCACTGCGCTGATTTCTACTGCACGGATTTGGGCCGATGATACACGGCAAAAAGTGCGGCCATTTTTACAGGTGCGGGTGCAACTGTGGTTACGTGAATTGCGCCGTATGTTAGCCAGTGTCGAGCTGCAGCCGCGCTTGGTGCATTCCGATGATTTAATCGATCCCACCCAGCCGTTGCATTTGCCGGTTATTCATTGCCGCGAGTGTCACTCGGCAGCCTGGGGTGCAATGCGTACTCAAGGTGAGCGTTCTATCAATCCTGAGCTGTCGAGCTTTTATGCGGGTTGGTTTGCGCAATCGCCAGATTCAGTGCTGATGTATCCGCTGGTTGACGGTGAGGAAAAACCGGCGAACGGCTCACGGTCCGATGAAGTGCTGAATCTATGCAGCCAGTGCTGCGAGTTAAGGCCAGCGCATCAAGACCACTGCCAAAGTTGTGATAGGCCGATGCTTAAAGTCTGGTTGCCGCATTTGGTTAAGCAGGTCGAGCGCCAAGGCCAGACTAAAAACATTCGCACTGATGATTGCCCGCGTTGCAGCGCCAGTGGCAGTTTGATGGTTTTAGGTTCGCGCGCGGCCAGTTTAGCCAGTGTAGCGATTGGCCAAATTTACGGCTCGCACTGCAATGATGACCATAAGCTGATTGCCTTCTCGGACTCGGTACAAGACGCCGCGCACCGCGCTGGTTTTTTCGGCGCACGTACTTACGCGCAAACCATACGTCAGGCGCTTGCACATGTGGTGCGTAAAGAAGGCGACAATATGGCCTTGTCGCGCTTTATTGAAGAAGTACCACGTTACTGGCAGCGCAAACTTGATAATAACGCGAGCTTTGTCGGCACTTTTATTGCGCCCAATATGCAGTGGCTGTCCAGCTACCAGCAGATGCTTATGACGCAAGGTGCAGAGGTCCGTGATGACTTGCTTCATTTAGTCAGTCAGCGCTTGCGTTGGGAGGCGCTCACAGAGCTGGGCTTGCGCTCACGTATTGGTCGCACTTTAGAGCGCTCGGCGGTTGCGGTGATTCAGCCTGATCCGGCGGCGTTAAATGGCTGTGTGCACACCTTGCTTAAACACTGGCAAGAAGAGCTGGGTCAGTTACGCCATTTGCAGCCTAAGCAGGTACAAACTTTTTTATTGGGGTTTTTACACCGTTTACGCCAGCACGGTGCGTTTTATGACCCTGTGCTAGAGGGTTATGTGCGCGAGGGTGGTACAACATTTTTGCTCAAACGCATCCCATGGCTACCCGGTTACGGTTTTTCTGCGCGCCCACCGGCGGCGCTGACACTGGCACCGGTCAGTAGTAGCTTCCAGAATCTGGTTGGCAATGGCTCGCAGTGGTATCAGCACTGGTTTAATAAAACCATTGCTGCTGGCGATGAGTTTTTCGCCAGCGCTGAATACGAACAGGCCATACGGATTTTGCTGACGGTATTGAGCAAAGGGCAGTGGCTTAAAGAGCTGGCTACCAGCAAGGGCGAGAGTGCCTGGCTGTTACAAACAGAACGTTGGCAACTGGTGACAGCGGTGGCCAGTTTTGCTTGTGATCGCTGTAGTAATCGACAAACCATTGCCAGCCAGCAACAAGCGGACTGGATGCACCTGCCGTGTTTGCAGGCCAGTTGCAGTGGCCGCTATGCACCGGTCAATAGTGGCCAGCAAGGGCAGTTGGCCTACCGCACTTTGCCCAAGCGTTTGGTCACCAGTGAGCACACCGGCTTACTGGAAGGTAAAGAGCGTTTAGCCATTGAGAAGTCCTTTATTTATGGTGATAAAGCTTGGGATGTAAACCTGCTGTCTGCCACACCCACCTTGGAAATGGGGATTGATATCGGTGATTTATCGGCGGTGTTGCTCTGTTCGGTGCCGCCGGCGCAAGCCAACTACTTACAACGCATTGGCCGAGCGGGGCGCAGCAACGGCAATGCCTTGGCGCTGACCATTGCCAATGGTAATAACCACGACAACTATTTTTACAATGAACCGCTAGAAATGATCGCCGGCGACGTCGCCACGCCGGGTATTTTCTTAAATGCCATGGCGGTATTGGAACGCCAGCTGATTGCTTATTGTTTTGATCGCTGGGTTGCCACCGGCGTCAGTGAAGATGCTATCGCGCCAACCTTGGGTGCGGTTTTAAATGGCTTGCAGCAGGGCAAAGACGCGCCAGTACAGCGCTTTCCCAATAACCTACTCAGTTTTATTGAAGAGCAGCAAGAGCCGTTACTCGGCCGCTTTGTGCAACTGTTTAGCGAGCTGGACGATGACGGCCGCGAGCATTTGCGTACTTTTATTGGCTTGCAAGCTGCTGACGCTGATACTGCCTTAATCACAGCAGAGCAGGGCGAGCACACGCCATTAAGCTGGCGTATTGTTAATCGTCTGCAAGAGCTACTTGAGAGCCGTGAAAGTCACCGCAAACGCGCCAATGATCTAAAGAAAAACCATGATGCTTTGCAAAAGCAACCTGCTGATCCGGCTCGTGATCAGCGTTTGGATGATTTAAAGCGTGAGCGTTCAGCCTTGCTGGCGTTGATCAGCAGCATTAATAAGCAGCCGACGCTCAACTTTTTTACCGATGAAGGCTTGCTGCCCAACTATGCCTTCCCTGAAGAGGGTGTGACGCTTAACTCGGTCATCGTGCGTAAAACAGATAAGAAACAAGATGACTCAGCAGGCGCTCAGCAAAGCTATGAGCAAGTTACCCTTAAGTTTCAGCGCCCCGCGCAAGCCGCGTTAAACGAGCTGGTGCCCGACAGTGTATTTTATGTCTCAGAGCATAAGATCAGCATCGAGCAAGTAGATTTGCGCTTATCCACACCCAGTGAATGGCGTCTGTGTCCCAGCTGCCATTACAGTGAGGACGTGACTCTATCCGGTGATCAGCACAGCGCCTGTCCACGCTGCGGTGACCCGTATTGGGCCGATGTGCAGCAAAAACAGAACATGCTCAAATTGCGTCAAGTCTATGCGCGAGCCAATTCGCGTTATGACCGTATCAGCGATGACAGTGATCAGCGTGAGCCAAAGTTTTTCCGTCGTCAGTTGTTAATTGATATTGAGCAAAAAAACTGCACTAAAGCGATGCGTATTGATAACCCAGAAGTGCCCTTTGGCTTTGAGTTTGTGCGCAGTGCCACCTTTCGTGAAGTGAACTTTGGTGAGCAGTTTGGTGAAAATAATAGCTTCGATGTCGCCGGGCAAAGCAGTGTGCGCAATGGTTTCCAGATTTGCCGACACTGCGGTATGGTGCGCCGTAAAAAGCCCAAGCCGGGTCAATTTGAGCATGCGTTAGATTGTAAGCTGGCCCGTGCTGATAGCGTTGCAACAGAAGCCGATTGGTTTGAAAGTTTGTATTTGTTCCGTGAGCTTAAATCCGAAGCCGTGCGTATTTTATTGCCGTTGGCTGATGTGGCTGAATCTGAGATTGCGCGCCGTTCGTTGATTGCAGCGATTAACTTAGGTTTAAAAGAGTATTTCCGCGGTGCTGTGCAGCACCTTGAAGTCACTGAAATGCTGGAGCCCAGCAGTACCGGTAATAAACAATATTTAGTGATTTATGACCGCATTCCCGGCGGTACTGGTTATTTAAAACAGCTGATGATCAGTCCTGCGGCATTGTTTGACATGCTTGAAAAAGCTCAGCATAAACTCAGCACTTGCAGTTGTGTCAGTGATGAAAGCAAAGATGGCTGCTACAGCTGTATTTTGGCGTACCGCAATAGCCGTCATCGTCAGGATATTTCCCGCCAAGCCGCGGTTCAGGTGCTGAGTAAAATCCTGCATAACCAAGATAAATTGGTGCCTGTGGACGGCCTGAGCGAGGTGCCAACCAATCATATTTTGGAAAGTGCTTTGGAAGAGCGCTTTGTCCAGGCGCTGGCTAAGCACTTTAAAGTCACTAAAGAGCGCATCAATAATAAGCCCGGATACTGGATTGATACGGGCACAAGCATTTGGGAATTGGAGCCACAGGTTGAGTTTGCTGAAGCGGATGGCGTTTTAAACACCCGTGCAGATTTTGTTCTGCGCCCGCACAAACAGGCACAGCGCAGCCAAGAGACTGAGCTAATTATTTACACTGATGGCTTTGAGTATCACTGGGATAAGCTTACCGATGATCTACGCAAGCGTTTAAGTTTGTTGCGTTCCGGTCGTAAGGTATGGGTGTTGACCTGGGATGACTTGGACTTACACAGTACTGAGCAGGCGGTGAGCATGCCGCAGCTGTTATTAAGTTGCGTACAGTCAAGCAGTCCTGGGCAGGTGCTCTGGAAAAATCTAGCACCATTACACAAGTGGCGTACTGACAGCCAGGTGCGCGGATTATTCGAGCAGGGCAGTTTCGCCTGGCTCACAGCATGGCTCGCCAACCCTGTCACGACACAGCAAGAACTGTTTGAGTCGGCGCTGTGTGCCGCAGTCCTGCAACTTGCGCCCAATCCAGATCTTGATCAGTTTGTTGCGCAGCTAAAAAGTAACGCAGAGGATTGGCATGAGCCCGTCTTAACCGCTTTGCCGAGCCAAGCGCAGGTGTGGAATGCACAAAGCGATAATCACAATCCTGCGCAAAGCGCATGGCAATTGCTCAGTTACCTTGTCCCCGAAGAGCGCAAAAGCCTGACCACGCCTAAGCCGCGCATCCATGTGCTGCTATCGCTCAATGACAGTTTGGCGCAAAAGCCAACAACCGAAGGCTTTTCTGCTGCGCAGAGTTTAACTGCGCAATCCAAAAGCTTTAAGGATAAATGGCGGGCGATCTGGCAGGCTTTCAATGTGCTGCAATATGCGCCAAGTTTTAGTGTGGCGACGCAATCAGGGTTACAGGCAGGGCTGTTTACTGAGCTGTTAGCCGAGCGCGCTGACGCAAGCGCAGAGGATATGTCCACCACTGCGGTAATGGACAGTGCCTGGCTGGATGTCCGCGAATTGAGTTGTTTAAGTACTGAGCAGGTGCAGGCGCTGCAGTCTATGACCTCATCTGCGCCTGAGGTGGGTGTGGATTTACTGAATAGCGATGGTGCCACCATCGGCACGGCTGAATTGGCGTGGCAGCATTTAACCGTTGCAGTTTTTACGGAAGAAATTGATCAATTTTCTGAACTGCAAGGTTGGCAGTGTATTTCACTGCAGTCGGACAACTGGCTCGAGCAGCTTAAAACAGCCTTAGGAGAGGAGTAA
- a CDS encoding helix-turn-helix transcriptional regulator, producing MQSISLMRPSEVVHELGTRLQQQRLRQNLTQAELAQRVGISVPTVSNLENGKNTSLETFIAVVFALGLQQELQELFSRRTMTIAQLEQMYAEPKRQRASSKIVTAKPEPASDGLSDIANKKSSQPRSKLWDKTLFNSDDADGK from the coding sequence ATGCAATCTATAAGCCTAATGCGTCCTTCAGAGGTTGTGCATGAACTCGGTACTCGCTTGCAGCAGCAGCGCCTGCGACAAAATTTAACTCAAGCTGAATTAGCGCAACGCGTGGGTATCTCTGTGCCGACGGTTTCTAATCTAGAAAACGGTAAAAACACGTCGCTAGAAACCTTCATTGCTGTGGTATTTGCGCTTGGATTGCAACAAGAGCTGCAGGAATTGTTCAGCAGACGCACTATGACTATTGCGCAGCTGGAGCAGATGTATGCTGAGCCAAAACGTCAGCGGGCAAGTTCAAAAATCGTCACTGCCAAGCCTGAACCTGCGTCAGATGGGTTGAGTGATATTGCAAACAAAAAATCTTCCCAACCTCGCTCAAAACTGTGGGATAAAACGCTGTTTAACTCTGATGATGCGGACGGTAAATAA
- a CDS encoding type II toxin-antitoxin system HipA family toxin, whose product MVMEVINVRFKQHEVGAVSFDTQTGLGAFEYAPSFIDKGIELSPLKMPLAQGIYSFPELDFNTFKGLPGLVADSLPDDFGNAVLNAWVAMRGKSPNDITPLQRLQYTGARGMGALEYAPATQIKSLNASQQVDIDSLLSIAQAILNARNDFSVELNQNHADDREGMLALLSVGMSAGGARPKAVLAFNADFTQARSGQTDAPEGFTHYLMKFDGVSEHNENQETFGDPLGFGAMEFVYYLMAKDCGIDMMPCHLLPEGQRRHFITQRFDRVGNEKVHVQTLNGLAHVDYKKPGSFSYAELFAVLRQLKLSAVDAEQLFRRMVFNIVARNHDDHAKNFGFMLRGDKWGLAPAYDLAYSYKPGSKWVNSHWMSLNGKRDDFVREDFYSLEKLSPLFSRSFINSVIDEVIEKVAGWERLATEAQVPRILIDEVAQNLRLGI is encoded by the coding sequence ATGGTAATGGAAGTTATCAATGTCCGCTTCAAGCAGCATGAGGTGGGAGCAGTCAGCTTTGATACCCAAACAGGCTTGGGTGCGTTTGAATATGCGCCAAGTTTTATTGACAAAGGTATTGAATTATCACCGCTGAAAATGCCTTTAGCGCAAGGTATTTATAGCTTTCCAGAATTGGATTTTAATACTTTCAAAGGCTTGCCTGGATTGGTGGCAGACTCGCTGCCAGACGATTTTGGTAATGCTGTGCTAAATGCTTGGGTGGCCATGCGTGGTAAGTCTCCAAATGACATTACGCCTTTGCAGCGCCTGCAATATACTGGGGCACGCGGCATGGGCGCGCTTGAGTATGCGCCAGCCACCCAGATCAAAAGCCTTAACGCTTCCCAGCAGGTGGACATTGATTCCTTGCTGTCTATTGCCCAAGCGATTTTAAATGCCCGCAATGATTTTTCTGTAGAGCTGAATCAAAATCACGCAGACGACCGCGAGGGGATGCTTGCACTGTTGTCTGTGGGTATGAGTGCGGGCGGTGCAAGACCAAAAGCGGTGCTCGCGTTTAATGCAGATTTCACTCAAGCCCGATCGGGGCAAACGGACGCGCCAGAGGGTTTCACGCATTACTTAATGAAGTTTGATGGCGTCAGTGAGCACAATGAAAACCAAGAAACCTTTGGTGATCCACTGGGTTTTGGTGCAATGGAATTTGTTTACTATCTGATGGCTAAAGACTGTGGCATCGACATGATGCCCTGTCATTTATTACCTGAAGGTCAGCGCCGGCATTTTATTACTCAGCGCTTTGATCGGGTGGGTAATGAGAAAGTTCATGTGCAAACGCTCAATGGTCTTGCCCATGTGGATTACAAAAAGCCGGGCTCTTTTTCCTATGCAGAACTGTTTGCTGTGTTAAGGCAGCTTAAACTGTCTGCTGTGGATGCTGAGCAGTTGTTTAGACGCATGGTATTTAACATTGTGGCGCGCAACCATGATGATCATGCAAAAAACTTCGGTTTTATGTTGCGCGGTGATAAGTGGGGTTTAGCGCCTGCATACGATTTGGCCTACAGCTATAAACCTGGCAGTAAATGGGTTAACAGTCATTGGATGAGCCTTAATGGTAAGCGTGATGATTTTGTACGCGAAGACTTTTATTCGCTAGAGAAGCTGAGCCCGCTTTTTAGCCGAAGTTTTATTAACAGTGTTATTGATGAAGTTATCGAAAAGGTAGCTGGCTGGGAAAGGCTTGCGACTGAGGCTCAAGTGCCGCGAATACTGATTGATGAAGTGGCGCAAAATCTTAGATTGGGTATTTAA
- a CDS encoding helix-turn-helix transcriptional regulator, with the protein MSLSNLSASAIAEELGERLKQARLNQNLTQAEVAESVGVSRRQVLNAEKGKAQLEVFVAILLALNLTGHLELFLPKQQISPLQLAQLQGRQRQRASGQKTAEQEGEPEW; encoded by the coding sequence ATGAGTCTTTCGAATTTGTCAGCATCTGCTATCGCAGAAGAGCTCGGCGAGCGTTTAAAGCAAGCGCGGCTGAATCAAAATCTGACCCAGGCAGAAGTGGCTGAGTCTGTTGGTGTGAGTCGCAGGCAGGTTCTCAATGCCGAAAAAGGCAAGGCTCAACTTGAGGTATTTGTGGCTATTTTGCTCGCATTAAATCTAACCGGCCATTTGGAACTGTTCTTGCCAAAACAGCAGATATCTCCGTTGCAGCTTGCCCAGTTGCAAGGTCGGCAGCGACAACGCGCTTCAGGACAAAAAACAGCAGAGCAAGAGGGTGAACCCGAATGGTAA
- a CDS encoding helix-turn-helix domain-containing protein: MNKNDQALEPLGDNLRAARKKYFPMDDLQAFALRIGVSRATLQRMEKGDLSVSIGRYYQAAQVLGLEQPFAQLLKPPVSLFDD; encoded by the coding sequence ATGAACAAAAACGATCAAGCGCTAGAGCCCTTAGGTGACAACCTTAGGGCTGCCCGCAAAAAATACTTCCCCATGGATGACTTGCAGGCCTTTGCCTTACGCATCGGTGTCAGCCGCGCCACGTTACAACGCATGGAAAAAGGCGATTTAAGTGTATCCATTGGCCGATACTATCAAGCTGCCCAAGTGCTTGGATTGGAGCAGCCTTTTGCGCAGCTATTGAAGCCGCCAGTGAGTTTATTTGATGATTAA
- a CDS encoding type II toxin-antitoxin system HipA family toxin: MIKRFDLYLNTAELGVMHIADVALQEEHGVISKVGFRYTANYLAQPQAFAIDPVQLPLSAKEFILTCKQAAPAFIDDYLPDAWGRKVLTKLAMQRYQQRLNANCISEMLSFSQQVHSRIGALCFVEQGQAPHYAAGIALEQLHDAEQTAQNIDQQDFAHLDMNAMGLVYLANSGSGVGGARPKALVHDQGTAYLAKFNRSTDPYNNARVEFACLLMAQGAGINIGHGKIISDINQRDVLLLERFDTLGNARRHLITANGLLKHPSTQQDPGHSFRYDDLHRLLQRHSYNIEDDLQQLLRLMLFNRAINNTDDHERNFSFMHSAKGYQLAPAYDLVPSMATGEYRAAGFAYQPYPPTISEAEKMGRIFGLPKDAVSAAAQQVREAVEQWSSYAEQAGVDGEQMQRVGKVFQV; the protein is encoded by the coding sequence ATGATTAAGCGATTTGATTTGTATCTCAATACAGCCGAGTTAGGCGTGATGCATATTGCTGATGTCGCGTTACAGGAAGAACACGGTGTGATCAGCAAAGTTGGCTTTCGCTATACGGCCAATTACCTTGCACAACCACAGGCATTTGCCATCGATCCTGTGCAATTGCCCTTGAGTGCCAAGGAGTTCATCCTAACCTGCAAGCAAGCCGCACCTGCTTTTATTGATGATTACCTGCCCGATGCTTGGGGTCGAAAAGTCCTAACTAAACTGGCCATGCAGCGTTACCAACAACGTCTTAATGCCAACTGTATCAGTGAAATGTTGAGCTTTTCGCAACAGGTTCACAGTCGTATTGGTGCGCTGTGTTTTGTCGAACAAGGACAAGCGCCCCACTACGCAGCAGGAATCGCCCTAGAACAATTACATGACGCAGAGCAAACCGCACAAAACATCGACCAGCAGGATTTTGCTCATTTAGATATGAATGCCATGGGCCTGGTGTATTTAGCCAATTCAGGATCAGGTGTTGGTGGTGCTCGACCCAAGGCATTGGTGCATGATCAAGGCACTGCTTATCTAGCCAAGTTCAACCGCAGCACAGACCCCTACAACAACGCCCGTGTAGAATTTGCCTGCTTATTAATGGCGCAAGGCGCGGGTATTAATATCGGCCACGGCAAAATTATCAGCGACATCAACCAGCGCGATGTATTGCTGCTGGAGCGCTTCGATACGCTTGGTAATGCTCGCCGCCACTTGATAACGGCCAACGGTTTACTGAAACACCCCAGCACTCAACAAGATCCCGGTCATAGTTTTCGCTACGACGATTTGCATCGCCTACTGCAACGCCACTCTTACAACATAGAAGACGACTTACAGCAGCTTTTGCGCCTGATGCTATTCAACCGTGCCATTAACAATACTGACGATCACGAGCGTAACTTTAGCTTTATGCATAGCGCAAAAGGCTACCAACTGGCTCCGGCCTATGACTTAGTGCCAAGCATGGCAACCGGTGAATACCGCGCCGCAGGTTTTGCTTATCAGCCCTACCCGCCAACCATTTCTGAAGCAGAAAAAATGGGCAGGATATTTGGTCTGCCTAAAGATGCTGTGAGCGCGGCAGCACAACAGGTGCGTGAGGCGGTTGAGCAGTGGTCAAGTTATGCTGAGCAAGCTGGGGTGGATGGAGAGCAGATGCAGCGGGTGGGTAAGGTTTTTCAGGTTTAG